In Lineus longissimus chromosome 9, tnLinLong1.2, whole genome shotgun sequence, one genomic interval encodes:
- the LOC135493617 gene encoding uncharacterized protein LOC135493617: protein MFRSSLQCTVKSVPWPKSFECLQARITWNTRVYSLLLVYRPEKEPSADSNRGIFFEEFDTLISVISLKTPHDKLILTGDFNFHLENTDHPDTLRFTDILAHHHLLQHVDKSTHDKGHLLDAVISRVGDASVSNIHVSDASISDHYAVSFTVNMAKPPLPVKTIRYRKVKSIDIKSFASDVSDGVQGLDLSSDLESLVDSYDRLLGSLLDKHAPAKSKLVHVRPNIPWFNDNIILARKLERKLERKYRRSKLVVDRKVWKSQARNVDKMIEAAKVEHFSACLLNSSTTETFKTVKSLLYGRGTVTLPSHECSSELAERFSSFFSEKVQLISDKFPASVSNESLDEHYSLTSYLDVFKPVTEHGLLKLISDMKPIQCA, encoded by the coding sequence ATGTTCAGGTCATCTCTGCAGTGCACTGTCAAATCCGTGCCGTGGCCGAAAAGTTTTGAATGTCTTCAAGCAAGGATTACTTGGAACACTCGTGTGTATTCGCTTCTCTTGGTTTATAGGCCGGAGAAAGAACCAAGTGCCGACTCAAACCGTGGAATTTTCTTTGAGGAGTTCGATACGTTAATTAGCGTCATATCCTTAAAGACGCCACATGACAAGTTGATTCTCACTGGAGACTTTAACTTTCATCTTGAAAACACTGACCACCCAGACACGTTGAGATTCACTGACATTCTTGcacatcatcatcttctacAGCACGTTGACAAATCAACCCATGACAAGGGCCACTTGTTAGATGCTGTTATTTCAAGGGTCGGTGATGCATCTGTGTCCAACATTCATGTATCAGATGCCAGCATCTCCGATCACTATGCAGTGTCGTTCACGGTCAACATGGCCAAGCCTCCATTGCCTGTTAAAACTATTAGATACCGGAAGGTCAAATCAATTGACATCAAATCTTTTGCTTCTGATGTTTCTGATGGTGTTCAAGGCTTAGATTTGTCTTCTGATCTCGAGTCACTTGTTGATAGCTATGATCGATTGCTTGGTTCCCTTCTAGACAAGCATGCACCTGCCAAGTCGAAACTTGTGCATGTGCGACCCAACATCCCCTGGTTCAACGATAATATCATTCTTGCCAGGAAACTGGAGCGCAAGCTCGAGAGAAAATACCGCCGGAGCAAACTCGTCGTTGATCGCAAGGTATGGAAGAGTCAAGCTCgtaatgttgacaaaatgatcGAAGCTGCCAAGGTGGAACATTTCTCAGCTTGTCTTCTCAATTCATCAACTACAGAGACTTTcaagactgttaaatcacttctgTATGGAAGGGGGACTGTTACTCTGCCTAGTCATGAGTGTTCTTCTGAACTTGCTGAACGGTTCAGTTCATTTTTCAGTGAGAAGGTGCAACTCATCAGCGACAAGTTTCCAGCGTCAGTTTCGAATGAATCATTAGATGAACATTATTCACTGACTTCATACCTTGATGTATTTAAGCCTGTAACTGAACACGGGCTGCTCAAACTCATTAGTGACATGAAACCAATACAGTGTGCATAA